The genome window GCAGGTTCTCGCGTTTTTCGTTCCGTACCGGCCAGACCGCCAGTTGCAGATTGGGCCGGTAGAATCCGGTCTGCACGATGTCCTCTCCGTGGATGGAAAAGGCGGCGGCGATATCCCGGGCCACCGGGGGAGTGGCGGTCGCCGTCAGGGCCAACACCCGGGGAATGGCGAGATTGCGCGCAAGAGAGGCGATTTTGAGGTAGTCCGGACGAAAATTGTGGCCCCATTCGCTGATGCAGTGGGCTTCGTCCACCGCCAGCATGGAGAGCCGCAGGCGTTTGAGGGTTTGCAGAAAGCGTTCGTTGCCGAAACGTTCCGGCGAGATGTAAAGCAGTTTGATGCGCCCCGCCGACAGGGCCTGCAGGATGCGCCGGTACTCCTCCGCATCCTGGGTCGAATCGAGGCGGGCCGCTTGGACCCCCCGACTGGAAAGAAAGTCGAGCTGGTCCTTCATCAGGGCGATCAGGGGCGAGATCACCAGGGTCAACCCCTCCAGCATCAGGGCCGGAAGCTGGTAACAGAGGCTTTTGCCCCCGCCGGTGGGAAAGATCGACAACACGGAGCGCCCCTGCAGCAGGCGGCGCACCACCTCCCACTGCCCGTGGCGAAAGGCCGGAAAGCCGAAGGTCTCCGCCAGCAGACGGGTGGCCTCCTCCTCGTGATCTGCAGCGGAAAGCGTCCGGGAATGGGTCGTGTTACTCATTTTCAGTTTTTTTCAGAATGCGATTGTGTTAGGAAACGGGTATCAGTATCCGCAAACCGAAGGAGCCCCCAGAAGATGGCACGAGACATTCCCTTCAATTACGACGCCATGGTCGAACAACTGGCGGATGGGGTCTATTTCGTCGACCGGGAGCGCCGCATTCTCTACTGGAACGACGCCGCCGAACGCATTGCGGGCTACTCCCGAAAGGAGATGATCGGCTCACGTTGCGCCGACAACATCCTGGTCCATGTGAACGAGAGCGGGCGCAACCTGTGCGACTCCGGTTGCCCGTTGAGCTTCTGTCTGGAGCGGGAGGAGGCCTGTCACGACTACGACGTCTTCCTGCACCACAAACTGGGGCATCGGGTTCCGGTCCATGTTCGCGCCACCCCCTTGCGGGATGATAGCGGAAAAATCATCGGCGCGGCAGAGGTCTTCACCGATCGCAGCAGTCAGGAGCTGGTGGCCCAGCGGGTGGAAGAGCTGGAGAAGCTGGCTTTCCTGGACGCGCTGACCCGTATCGCCAATCGCCGCTTTCTGGAATACGAGCTGCACAGCCGTCTGGAGGAGTGGCAGCGCATGAAACTGCCCTTCGGCGTCCTGATGATGGATGTGGACCATTTCAAGCGTTTCAACGACACCCACGGCCACGCCCTGGGAGACCGGGTGCTGCAAATGGTGGCGGCCACGCTGCAGGCGGTGGGACGCCCCTTCGACATCTATGGCCGCTGGGGCGGGGAAGAGTTCCTGGGGCTGATCAAAAACGTCAATTCGGCCACCCTCCTGCGTATCGGGGAACGCTGCCGCAGTCAGGTGGCCAGCGCCTTTCTGCAGGAAAACGGACAACTCCTGCAAGTGACCCTCTCCCTGGGCGCCGCCCTGGCCGTGGGAGACGACACGGCGGAGACCATCCTGCAACGGGCCGACCGCTTTCT of Magnetococcales bacterium contains these proteins:
- a CDS encoding sensor domain-containing diguanylate cyclase — translated: MARDIPFNYDAMVEQLADGVYFVDRERRILYWNDAAERIAGYSRKEMIGSRCADNILVHVNESGRNLCDSGCPLSFCLEREEACHDYDVFLHHKLGHRVPVHVRATPLRDDSGKIIGAAEVFTDRSSQELVAQRVEELEKLAFLDALTRIANRRFLEYELHSRLEEWQRMKLPFGVLMMDVDHFKRFNDTHGHALGDRVLQMVAATLQAVGRPFDIYGRWGGEEFLGLIKNVNSATLLRIGERCRSQVASAFLQENGQLLQVTLSLGAALAVGDDTAETILQRADRFLYRSKAEGRNRISGE